One genomic segment of Aliarcobacter cibarius includes these proteins:
- a CDS encoding fumarate reductase cytochrome b subunit: protein MSDLIEGYLGKTTEGKKSRLPAKLDFVQSFTGGFLALFMWAHMMLVASILVSKDFMYQVTKLLEGSFIFEGGNPLLVSITAIVIFVIFIVHAALGMRKLPGNFKQYQVIKAHSKSMGHDDTKLWFTQAFTGFAMFFLGSVHLYVIMTHPDQIGPYESSARVWDEYMWPLYILLLLAVEFHGTIGLYRLCVKWGWFDGENPRETRKTLKKLKWALTVFFLVLGFASLAAYMKIGYENSKNNIPRDSFQPSAHIMNYDLKTKNVGGIA from the coding sequence ATGAGTGACCTAATAGAGGGTTATTTAGGAAAAACAACAGAAGGGAAAAAGAGTAGGCTTCCAGCTAAACTAGACTTTGTTCAAAGTTTTACGGGTGGTTTTCTAGCTCTATTTATGTGGGCACATATGATGCTTGTTGCATCAATTTTAGTGTCAAAAGATTTTATGTATCAAGTTACAAAATTATTAGAGGGTAGTTTTATATTTGAAGGTGGAAATCCACTTCTAGTATCTATTACTGCTATAGTTATTTTTGTTATTTTTATAGTTCATGCTGCATTAGGAATGAGAAAATTACCAGGTAACTTTAAACAATACCAAGTAATTAAAGCTCACTCAAAAAGTATGGGTCATGATGATACAAAACTTTGGTTTACACAAGCATTTACAGGTTTTGCAATGTTCTTCTTAGGTTCAGTGCATTTATATGTAATTATGACACATCCAGATCAAATTGGACCATACGAAAGTTCTGCTAGAGTTTGGGATGAATATATGTGGCCTCTATATATTTTACTTTTATTGGCTGTTGAATTCCATGGAACAATAGGTTTATACAGACTTTGTGTTAAATGGGGATGGTTCGATGGTGAAAACCCAAGAGAAACTAGAAAAACTCTTAAAAAATTAAAATGGGCATTAACTGTGTTCTTCTTAGTTTTAGGATTTGCTTCTCTTGCAGCTTATATGAAAATCGGTTATGAAAACTCTAAAAATAATATTCCTAGAGACTCATTCCAACCATCTGCACATATTATGAATTATGATTTAAAAACTAAAAATGTTGGAGGAATCGCATAA
- a CDS encoding fumarate reductase flavoprotein subunit codes for MKINYCDALVIGGGLAGLRAAVAAQKKGLSTIVLSLVPVKRSHSAAAQGGMQASLGNSKMSDGDNEDLHFADTVKGSDWGCDQEVARMFVHTAPKAIRELASWGVPWSRVEAGTREAVINAKKTTITEDEDRHGLITSRDFGGTKKWRTCYTADATGHTMLFGVANEALKHNVDIRDRKEALSLIHENGRCYGAVVRDLITGELEAYVAKGTCIATGGYGRIFKQTTNAVICEGTGAAIALETGIATLGNMEAVQFHPTPIVPSGILLTEGCRGDGGILRDVDGHRFMPDYEPEKKELASRDVVSRRMIEHIRNGKGVPSPYGYHVWLDISILGREHIEKNLRDVQEICQIFNGIDPADEGPKGWAPVLPMQHYSMGGIRTKATGESQKLAGLFACGEAACWDMHGFNRLGGNSVSETVVAGMIIGNYFADYCLANDVTIPTSTVQKFLDEQEAYIDEILSYNGSEDIFKIKNRMKELMDEKVGIFRSGEPLKEAVEELKDLLAKTKKINVKSKERAGNPELEEAYRVPKMLKVALCVAKGARERTESRGAHYREDYLMRDDKNWLNRTLTSWPNKDALEPEITYEPLDIMKMEMPPAFRGYGAKGMIIEHDDSAVRQAQVDEITEKMQAEGKDRHEIQHALMPFSLPMNYKEKNERAGDK; via the coding sequence ATGAAAATTAATTACTGTGATGCATTAGTTATTGGTGGAGGACTTGCAGGATTAAGAGCTGCTGTTGCTGCACAAAAAAAAGGTTTAAGTACAATAGTTTTATCACTAGTTCCTGTTAAAAGATCTCATAGTGCAGCTGCTCAAGGTGGTATGCAAGCATCTTTAGGTAACTCTAAAATGTCTGATGGAGATAACGAAGATTTACACTTTGCAGATACTGTAAAAGGTAGTGACTGGGGATGTGATCAAGAAGTAGCGAGAATGTTCGTTCACACTGCTCCAAAAGCTATTAGAGAACTTGCATCTTGGGGGGTTCCTTGGTCAAGAGTTGAAGCAGGAACAAGAGAAGCCGTTATTAATGCTAAAAAAACAACTATTACTGAAGATGAAGATAGACATGGTTTAATTACATCAAGAGACTTTGGTGGTACTAAAAAATGGAGAACATGTTATACAGCTGATGCAACAGGTCATACAATGCTATTTGGTGTTGCGAATGAAGCTTTAAAACACAATGTTGATATCAGAGATAGAAAAGAAGCTTTAAGCTTAATTCATGAAAATGGAAGATGTTATGGAGCTGTTGTAAGAGATTTAATAACTGGAGAACTAGAAGCTTATGTTGCAAAAGGTACATGTATTGCAACTGGTGGTTACGGAAGAATCTTTAAACAAACTACAAATGCTGTTATTTGTGAAGGAACAGGTGCTGCTATTGCACTTGAAACTGGAATTGCGACTTTAGGAAATATGGAAGCTGTTCAATTTCACCCAACTCCAATCGTACCATCAGGTATTTTATTAACTGAAGGTTGTAGAGGGGATGGAGGAATTTTAAGAGACGTTGATGGTCACAGATTTATGCCTGATTATGAGCCAGAGAAAAAAGAACTTGCATCAAGAGACGTTGTTTCTAGAAGAATGATTGAGCATATTAGAAATGGTAAAGGAGTTCCTTCTCCTTATGGATACCACGTATGGTTAGATATCTCTATTCTTGGTAGAGAACACATTGAGAAAAACTTAAGAGATGTTCAAGAAATTTGTCAAATCTTCAACGGAATTGATCCAGCAGATGAAGGTCCAAAAGGTTGGGCTCCAGTTCTTCCAATGCAACACTACTCTATGGGTGGAATTAGAACAAAAGCAACTGGTGAATCACAAAAATTAGCAGGTTTATTTGCTTGTGGTGAAGCTGCATGTTGGGATATGCATGGATTTAACAGACTTGGAGGAAACTCTGTTTCTGAAACAGTTGTTGCTGGTATGATTATTGGTAACTATTTTGCTGATTATTGTTTAGCAAATGATGTAACAATTCCAACATCTACAGTTCAAAAATTCTTAGATGAGCAAGAAGCATACATTGATGAAATTTTATCTTATAACGGTTCTGAAGACATCTTCAAAATCAAAAATAGAATGAAAGAACTAATGGATGAAAAGGTTGGTATTTTTAGAAGTGGTGAGCCATTAAAAGAAGCTGTTGAAGAGTTAAAAGATCTTTTAGCAAAAACTAAAAAAATCAATGTTAAATCTAAAGAAAGAGCTGGAAATCCAGAACTTGAAGAAGCATATAGAGTTCCAAAAATGTTAAAAGTTGCTTTATGTGTTGCTAAAGGTGCAAGAGAGAGAACTGAATCAAGAGGTGCTCACTATAGAGAAGATTATTTAATGAGAGATGATAAAAACTGGTTAAATAGAACTCTTACTTCATGGCCAAATAAAGATGCTTTAGAACCTGAAATTACTTATGAACCATTAGATATTATGAAAATGGAAATGCCTCCAGCATTTAGAGGTTATGGAGCTAAAGGTATGATTATAGAGCATGATGATTCAGCAGTTAGACAAGCTCAAGTTGATGAAATCACAGAAAAAATGCAAGCTGAAGGTAAAGATAGACATGAAATTCAACATGCATTAATGCCATTTAGTTTACCTATGAACTACAAAGAGAAAAACGAAAGAGCAGGAGATAAATAA
- a CDS encoding fumarate reductase iron-sulfur subunit: MSMQKGREITISVLKYNPRSKVSKPHFVEYKLEETPGMTLFIALNLIRENYDADLSFDFVCRAGICGSCGMMVNGKPALACRTLIANYPTGKLQLMPMPAFELIKDLSVNTGKWMDGMSKRVESWIHSNEEVDISKMEQRVDPKVANDTFELDRCIECGICVASCGTMLMRPKFVGPVGLNRVARFDIDPHDNRTAEDFYELIGDDDGVFGCMSLMACEDHCPKHLPLQNKIAYLRRKLVALR, from the coding sequence ATGAGTATGCAAAAAGGTAGAGAAATTACAATTTCAGTTCTTAAATATAATCCTAGAAGTAAGGTTTCAAAACCTCACTTTGTAGAATACAAACTAGAAGAGACACCAGGTATGACTCTTTTTATTGCGTTAAACCTAATAAGAGAAAACTATGACGCTGATTTATCTTTTGACTTCGTATGTAGAGCTGGAATTTGCGGAAGTTGTGGTATGATGGTTAATGGTAAACCTGCTCTTGCTTGTAGAACTCTTATTGCAAACTATCCAACAGGAAAACTTCAATTAATGCCTATGCCTGCATTTGAATTAATTAAAGACTTATCAGTAAATACTGGTAAATGGATGGATGGAATGAGTAAAAGAGTTGAATCTTGGATTCATTCAAATGAAGAAGTTGATATTTCAAAAATGGAACAAAGAGTTGATCCAAAAGTTGCAAATGATACATTCGAACTTGATAGATGTATTGAGTGTGGTATTTGTGTTGCTTCTTGTGGAACAATGTTAATGAGACCAAAATTTGTTGGACCAGTTGGATTAAATAGAGTTGCAAGATTTGATATAGATCCACATGACAACAGAACAGCTGAAGATTTCTATGAATTAATCGGTGATGATGATGGAGTATTTGGTTGTATGTCATTAATGGCATGTGAAGACCATTGTCCAAAACATTTACCATTACAAAACAAAATTGCTTACTTAAGAAGAAAATTAGTAGCACTTAGATAA
- a CDS encoding dynamin family protein, which produces MSLTNDYFLLYHGITFQKNLEIEEIETKLNDDTFTIFALIISANRKNYEKFINLTSFKTLCQQLNIKTPSNANEFYHIQENVIELILSNRTKSNLEILSQSFEYLRNENIIDNDSYTKLNSLFDHKELESLKDDESAGLSKIDDDFKTSFKDLKHNIENILVELKTEITNHEVLSELNSVNEYINNQKFSIGITGVMNAGKSTMLNALMGKEILGSAVVPETANLTIVKHNTTDNAKVYYWNTKEWEKIEESAKSLESMKDFVLETNKVFGENLKNYIRPTSRFDEVDINDLSSYTSAEHSGKKCNLVKYVELGSNLKFLSDGIEIVDTPGLDDPVIQREEITKEYISKCDMMIHLMNVSQSATLKDVEFIIDAVLYQNISKLLVVITRADTVSKKNLEEVIEYTKSSIQKQLKAQNKDSQLDHILKTIKFIPISGRMALLHRTGREKEALEAGFTLEDTGILEIENYLMESLFGTNSQKGDLVIQSTKTQLNRLIEKQIVFNNYELTLLNKSKDELEQELNEFNRKKDSNKRILFSMSEDINYYKNDAKSYIDSLETFLQSELMELQNVIKQRVVNDTRYSLEKTKRKPENTRVKVIVETAIKDGIIDVIRDYRYKFIKKSQTIGEQCEQKYHDLGFAIGHKNDNFDARGFFQDDFKSGFLTSNNEIMVSQIINAVNGAKEGKLNELDRNIEEIIKAQFKGIEEDIKIKAKKVSSLLIENFFDTLNAPLRGFEQRLKNEEESLQNRIATFEENDKNKAELSINLHKNIKKLENIMLNIKGLH; this is translated from the coding sequence ATGAGTTTAACAAATGATTATTTTTTATTATACCATGGAATTACATTTCAAAAAAATTTAGAAATTGAAGAAATAGAGACAAAATTAAATGATGATACTTTTACTATCTTCGCTCTAATTATAAGTGCAAATAGAAAAAACTATGAAAAATTTATTAACTTAACATCTTTCAAAACACTTTGTCAGCAGTTGAATATTAAAACTCCATCAAATGCGAATGAATTTTATCATATTCAAGAAAATGTAATTGAACTCATTTTATCAAATAGAACAAAATCTAATCTTGAAATATTAAGCCAAAGTTTTGAATACTTAAGAAATGAAAATATTATTGATAATGATAGTTATACAAAACTAAATTCTTTGTTTGACCATAAAGAGCTTGAATCATTAAAAGATGATGAAAGTGCTGGTTTATCAAAAATTGATGATGATTTTAAGACTTCTTTCAAAGATTTAAAACATAACATTGAAAATATTTTAGTTGAATTAAAAACTGAAATAACAAACCATGAAGTTTTATCAGAACTTAATTCTGTTAATGAATACATAAATAACCAAAAATTCTCAATTGGAATAACTGGTGTTATGAATGCTGGAAAATCTACTATGCTTAATGCTTTAATGGGTAAGGAAATTTTAGGTAGCGCTGTTGTTCCTGAGACTGCAAATCTTACAATTGTAAAACATAATACAACTGATAATGCAAAAGTTTATTATTGGAACACAAAAGAGTGGGAAAAAATTGAAGAGAGCGCAAAAAGTCTAGAAAGCATGAAAGACTTTGTTCTTGAAACAAATAAAGTATTTGGTGAAAATCTAAAAAACTATATAAGACCTACTTCAAGATTTGATGAAGTTGATATAAATGATCTATCGTCATATACATCAGCAGAACACAGTGGAAAAAAATGTAATCTTGTAAAGTATGTAGAACTTGGAAGTAATCTTAAATTTTTAAGTGATGGTATAGAAATAGTTGACACACCAGGACTTGATGACCCTGTTATTCAAAGAGAAGAAATTACAAAAGAATATATTTCGAAATGTGATATGATGATACATTTAATGAATGTATCACAAAGTGCAACACTAAAAGATGTTGAATTTATTATAGATGCTGTTTTATATCAAAATATATCAAAACTACTAGTTGTAATTACAAGAGCTGATACAGTTAGCAAAAAAAATCTTGAAGAAGTTATTGAATATACAAAATCATCAATTCAAAAACAATTAAAAGCACAAAATAAAGACTCTCAACTCGACCATATTTTAAAAACAATAAAATTTATACCTATTTCAGGAAGAATGGCTTTACTACATAGAACAGGAAGAGAAAAAGAGGCTTTAGAAGCTGGATTTACTTTAGAAGATACTGGAATTTTAGAAATAGAAAACTATCTTATGGAAAGTCTTTTTGGAACAAACTCTCAAAAAGGTGATTTAGTTATTCAATCTACAAAAACTCAATTAAATAGATTAATTGAAAAACAAATAGTTTTTAATAATTATGAACTTACTCTTTTAAATAAATCAAAAGATGAATTAGAACAAGAATTAAATGAATTTAACAGAAAAAAAGATTCAAATAAAAGAATACTTTTTAGTATGAGTGAAGATATAAATTATTATAAAAATGATGCAAAATCATATATTGACTCTTTAGAAACATTTTTACAAAGTGAGCTTATGGAGCTACAAAATGTTATAAAACAAAGAGTTGTAAATGACACAAGATATTCTTTAGAAAAAACAAAAAGAAAACCTGAAAACACTAGAGTAAAAGTTATTGTTGAAACTGCAATAAAAGATGGAATCATTGATGTAATCAGAGATTACAGATATAAATTTATAAAAAAATCTCAAACAATTGGTGAACAGTGTGAACAAAAATATCATGATTTAGGTTTTGCAATTGGTCATAAAAATGACAATTTTGATGCAAGAGGTTTCTTTCAAGATGATTTTAAAAGTGGTTTCTTAACTTCAAATAATGAAATTATGGTAAGTCAAATAATCAATGCTGTAAATGGAGCAAAAGAAGGAAAATTAAATGAACTTGATAGAAATATTGAAGAAATAATAAAAGCACAATTTAAAGGAATTGAAGAAGATATTAAAATAAAAGCAAAAAAAGTTAGTTCACTTTTAATAGAAAATTTCTTTGATACACTAAATGCTCCTTTAAGAGGGTTTGAACAAAGATTAAAAAATGAAGAGGAGAGTCTTCAAAATAGAATAGCTACTTTTGAAGAAAATGATAAAAACAAAGCAGAATTATCTATAAATCTTCATAAAAATATTAAAAAACTTGAAAATATTATGTTAAATATTAAAGGATTACACTAA
- a CDS encoding dynamin family protein, giving the protein MSANLNILKSFANEYKEQNSIKEIVYEDGLVGDIKKTIDKLLDEKFHPSIQLQSVLNKQLRRARYPMEVAITGQFSAGKSTFLNALLSRNILPTGITPVTSKVNFINYGEDFKLKITYYSGAQEFAPIESIADFTDQRQDDMKNIKYLTLYAPLPILKEISFVDTPGLNSQSQSDTDVTRRVLKDVGGIIWLTLIDNAGKLSEAQVLEEYMQHFKNKSLCVLNQKDKLTPEQVITTTNYVKEKFSKYFAKVVPISAIKALEGRAKEKDILIEDENINLLTQLKKELLTKDIEDSADIEKLLTEHKNKIKSIRLSDTSSNIKLLEDSNIKEVLDFIETTIRPQAAEAKEFAIKKDLRSFCDILIKEYETIIKVYDALVEVLESCEKKVEEAFENIHKKYSKELFNIYNSLETVMEKIASETFKNIKRKKSVRFEESKSLFGEKIEKFEYETFWIDSDAVYKALFYDDQTVDKMFKRSIKLLKNIELDTDEAFRDVYRLIKSDVVKWQEPYELIRKQREIASDIEFSNTRHFAAKVYENVLKAFHKAILENISALRKKFAYFNGALSYSYIQTTQATIAHFEQQIIESEELYKKEPSRFSISHPREDEIVAKLKANFGFEKIEDFLTSKRNYLFKIIKYSKEQYLDINKDRIEFIKNKKEQYLQKIKDLEKIKEEI; this is encoded by the coding sequence ATGAGTGCAAATTTAAATATATTAAAAAGCTTTGCTAACGAATATAAAGAACAAAATTCTATAAAAGAAATAGTTTATGAGGATGGTTTAGTAGGAGACATAAAAAAAACTATTGATAAACTTCTTGATGAAAAATTTCATCCATCAATCCAACTTCAATCAGTTTTAAATAAACAACTAAGACGTGCTAGATATCCTATGGAAGTTGCGATTACAGGACAATTTAGTGCTGGTAAATCTACATTTTTAAATGCCCTACTTTCAAGAAATATTTTACCAACAGGAATTACTCCAGTTACATCTAAAGTAAATTTTATAAATTATGGAGAAGATTTCAAATTAAAAATCACATACTATTCAGGTGCTCAAGAGTTTGCTCCAATAGAAAGTATTGCTGATTTTACAGACCAAAGACAAGATGATATGAAAAATATCAAATATTTAACACTTTATGCTCCTCTACCAATTTTAAAAGAGATTTCATTCGTAGATACTCCAGGACTTAACTCTCAATCACAAAGTGATACAGATGTTACAAGAAGAGTTTTAAAAGATGTTGGTGGAATTATCTGGCTAACTTTAATTGATAACGCTGGAAAACTTTCAGAAGCTCAAGTTTTAGAAGAGTATATGCAACATTTTAAAAACAAATCTTTATGTGTTTTAAACCAAAAAGACAAATTAACTCCTGAGCAAGTTATTACGACAACAAACTATGTAAAAGAGAAATTTAGTAAATATTTTGCAAAGGTTGTCCCAATTTCCGCTATAAAGGCTCTGGAAGGTAGAGCAAAAGAAAAAGATATTTTGATTGAAGATGAAAATATAAATCTTTTAACTCAATTAAAAAAAGAACTTCTTACAAAAGACATAGAAGATAGTGCAGATATTGAAAAATTATTAACGGAACACAAAAATAAAATAAAATCTATTAGATTAAGCGATACATCAAGCAATATTAAACTTTTAGAAGACTCAAATATTAAAGAAGTTTTAGATTTTATTGAAACTACAATAAGACCACAAGCAGCTGAAGCAAAAGAGTTTGCTATCAAAAAAGATTTAAGAAGTTTTTGTGACATTTTAATAAAAGAGTACGAAACAATCATAAAAGTTTATGATGCTTTAGTTGAAGTTTTAGAATCTTGCGAGAAAAAAGTTGAAGAAGCCTTTGAAAATATTCACAAAAAGTATTCTAAAGAGCTATTTAATATCTATAATTCTCTTGAAACAGTTATGGAAAAAATTGCAAGTGAAACATTTAAAAATATAAAAAGAAAAAAATCTGTTAGATTCGAAGAGTCAAAATCACTTTTTGGTGAAAAAATAGAAAAGTTTGAATATGAAACATTCTGGATTGATTCTGATGCTGTATATAAAGCACTGTTTTATGATGATCAAACTGTAGATAAAATGTTTAAAAGATCAATCAAGCTTCTAAAAAATATAGAACTTGATACAGATGAAGCATTTAGAGATGTTTATAGATTAATAAAAAGTGATGTCGTAAAGTGGCAAGAACCTTATGAGCTTATAAGAAAACAAAGAGAAATAGCTTCAGATATTGAGTTTTCAAATACAAGACACTTTGCAGCAAAAGTTTATGAAAATGTTTTAAAAGCTTTCCATAAAGCAATTTTAGAAAATATCTCTGCTTTAAGAAAGAAATTTGCATATTTTAATGGTGCTTTATCATATTCATATATCCAAACAACTCAAGCGACCATTGCACATTTTGAACAGCAAATAATTGAATCTGAAGAACTTTACAAAAAAGAACCTAGCAGATTTTCTATATCTCATCCAAGAGAAGATGAAATTGTTGCAAAACTAAAAGCAAATTTTGGTTTTGAGAAAATAGAGGATTTTTTAACTTCAAAAAGAAACTATTTATTTAAAATAATTAAATACTCTAAAGAACAATACTTAGATATAAACAAAGATAGAATTGAATTTATAAAAAATAAAAAAGAACAATATTTACAAAAAATAAAAGATTTAGAAAAGATAAAAGAGGAAATTTAA
- a CDS encoding PhnA domain-containing protein encodes MNIEQELLNRSDSSCELCKSTQDLTVFEVSPSDGSIEQVVLLCNKCKTQFEDDSFLDENHWFCLSDSMWSTVPAVQVLSYRMLKKLGNQDLLDMMYLEDDVRAWAEAGISKIEDGVVHKDCNGVVLNAGDTVTIIKDLDVKGAGFTAKRGTAVRNISLTSNPEQIEGRVNGVKIVILTQYLKKS; translated from the coding sequence ATGAATATAGAACAAGAACTTTTAAATAGAAGCGATTCTTCTTGTGAACTTTGTAAATCAACACAAGATTTAACTGTTTTTGAGGTAAGCCCTAGTGATGGAAGTATTGAACAAGTTGTATTATTATGTAATAAATGTAAAACTCAATTTGAAGATGATAGTTTTTTAGATGAAAATCACTGGTTTTGTTTAAGTGATTCTATGTGGAGTACAGTTCCTGCAGTTCAAGTTTTATCATATAGAATGTTAAAAAAACTTGGGAATCAAGATTTACTTGATATGATGTATTTAGAAGATGATGTAAGAGCTTGGGCAGAAGCTGGAATTTCTAAAATAGAAGATGGAGTAGTTCATAAAGATTGTAATGGTGTTGTTTTAAATGCAGGTGATACAGTTACGATAATCAAAGACTTAGATGTAAAAGGTGCTGGATTCACTGCAAAAAGAGGAACAGCCGTAAGAAATATATCTCTTACATCAAATCCTGAGCAAATTGAAGGTAGAGTAAATGGAGTTAAGATAGTAATTCTTACTCAGTATCTTAAAAAATCTTAA
- a CDS encoding HPP family protein, with protein MNFFYRQFQKINSEPIDISNMFWSWIGSFLGIITIAFFHKNFLDDDNLVLVLSSFGASAVLVYGAVNSTLAQPKNLIGGHLISAIVGVISYKIFASNLYLAAAIAVSTSIIIMQLTLTLHPPGGATALIAVIGNEQIHELGFFYIFIPVLSGAIILFLIAFVINNIPKNRTYPTSYKQFLKKYYKKMKRKKL; from the coding sequence ATGAATTTTTTTTATAGACAGTTTCAAAAGATAAACTCTGAACCAATAGATATTTCAAATATGTTTTGGTCGTGGATTGGTTCTTTTTTAGGAATTATTACTATTGCATTTTTTCATAAAAATTTTTTGGATGATGATAATTTAGTGCTTGTATTAAGTTCTTTTGGAGCTAGCGCTGTTTTAGTTTATGGAGCAGTAAATTCTACACTAGCACAACCTAAAAATTTAATCGGAGGCCATTTAATTTCTGCTATTGTTGGAGTAATTAGTTATAAAATTTTTGCTTCAAATTTATATTTAGCAGCGGCTATTGCCGTTTCAACTTCAATCATAATAATGCAACTAACTCTAACTCTTCACCCTCCAGGTGGAGCAACTGCTTTAATAGCAGTTATAGGAAATGAACAAATCCATGAACTAGGTTTTTTTTATATATTTATTCCTGTATTAAGTGGAGCAATTATTTTATTTTTAATTGCATTTGTTATAAATAATATTCCAAAAAATAGAACTTACCCTACAAGCTATAAACAATTTTTAAAGAAATATTATAAAAAAATGAAAAGAAAAAAGTTATAG
- a CDS encoding L,D-transpeptidase: MRKIFILLMMVNYFLYSNEEFPIVSTMPPYEELEFVSYDYFPKSKEKVEKNNQKKQDIKNINNKEKVQTKVQEQIMNNEPINIPKVEKEKPIINKVETKKVEEVKTNIKEKEADTQLIYLETKKELVEDEDRVTSNIEEELRDISFKEFDENEEKNKDSTALLKALNMGNSKDYEISNKSLQDYEELIIEVDSNKNVMKLKSKFGKNTKELKTYNVSTAKNGVKKPLGEGRISSISLNPVWYPTNDTRKSFEKKGIILPNVVPPNHKYNYMGAAKLNLTHIVDGNQTYRIHGTLNEKSIGSKESAGCIRMRNSDVLELAKIVQDFFETKGPSKVKVILL, from the coding sequence ATGAGAAAGATTTTTATATTATTAATGATGGTTAATTACTTTTTATATTCTAATGAAGAGTTTCCTATTGTTTCTACAATGCCGCCTTATGAAGAGTTAGAATTTGTAAGTTATGATTATTTTCCAAAAAGTAAAGAGAAAGTAGAAAAAAATAATCAAAAAAAACAAGATATTAAAAATATTAATAATAAAGAAAAGGTTCAAACAAAAGTTCAAGAACAAATTATGAACAATGAACCAATTAATATTCCTAAAGTAGAAAAAGAAAAACCTATAATAAATAAAGTTGAAACTAAAAAAGTTGAAGAGGTAAAAACTAATATCAAAGAAAAAGAAGCTGATACTCAATTGATTTATTTAGAGACAAAAAAAGAATTAGTAGAAGATGAAGATAGAGTAACTTCAAATATTGAAGAAGAGTTAAGAGATATTTCATTTAAAGAATTTGATGAAAATGAAGAAAAAAATAAAGATTCTACTGCTTTATTGAAAGCTTTAAATATGGGCAATTCAAAAGATTATGAAATTTCAAATAAGAGTTTACAAGATTATGAAGAGCTAATTATAGAAGTTGATTCAAATAAAAATGTTATGAAGTTAAAATCAAAATTTGGAAAAAATACAAAAGAATTAAAAACTTATAATGTATCAACGGCAAAAAATGGTGTAAAAAAACCATTAGGAGAGGGTAGAATTTCTTCTATATCATTAAATCCTGTATGGTATCCAACTAATGATACAAGAAAAAGTTTTGAAAAAAAAGGAATAATTCTACCAAATGTAGTACCTCCAAATCATAAATATAACTATATGGGTGCTGCAAAATTAAATCTTACTCATATTGTTGATGGTAATCAAACTTATAGAATTCATGGAACACTAAATGAAAAAAGTATAGGAAGTAAAGAGAGTGCAGGTTGTATTAGAATGAGAAATTCTGATGTTTTAGAATTGGCAAAAATTGTACAAGATTTCTTTGAAACAAAAGGTCCTAGCAAAGTAAAAGTTATATTGCTATAA